The following coding sequences are from one Nymphalis io chromosome 5, ilAglIoxx1.1, whole genome shotgun sequence window:
- the LOC126768637 gene encoding transcription factor RFX3 isoform X2 gives MAARLAAPSQGAGTGGTSPSDVRELIVIPELPNAIHLQHAIQQVSGSVVDVNGDSSGHSSPTAEAQHTYIVTIENAWDQDSLHIKSETQSDEESEGSNGVNYHVQYVEPQEIYTQTGHQTHMETLRTYPVYNVTSVGAVGGVGGVGGVGAVGEAGAVTAVTAVTAPPDEWGAEFAFAAEQPASPAPGARMPPATVQWLLEHYETAEGVSLPRSTLYAHYLRHCSAHRLEPVNAASFGKLIRSVFVGLRTRRLGTRGNSKYHYYGIRAKPSAQRDLPAALPKPDLEEDQTEPRERDIEQNPVGLSGIAHRQYLGSVSAPEPPELTVEDLPEDITQEALQQLREQHRQHGVEFLEAVAALDTGAVERSRRAFWRRAGRAGLRLAARRDVCAWLRRAELRLHQRAVDLLLPDVLRPIPSQLTQAIRNFAKSLESALAAGSSGAPALAARAQSSAAAALAAALRRYTSLNHLAQAARAVLNNQHQIQQMLSDLNRVDFRVVREQAAWACACGSASTAHRLEADFKARLGRGAPLEAWAAWLDGCVRAALAPHERRADYTPRARRLLLDWSFYSSLVIRELTLRSAASFGSFHLIRLLYDEYVSFLIERRVAEHRREPPIAVMQRAMDDDEELPEEPEHPAEEEDGEPEWEWEDEDDEPPDAKRPKIDE, from the exons ATGGCGGCGAGACTAGCGGCACCCTCACAG GGTGCCGGCACAGGCGGCACTTCACCCAGCGACGTGCGTGAGCTCATCGTCATACCGGAACTGCCCAACGCCATACACTTACAGCATGCTATTCAACAG GTATCGGGCTCAGTGGTGGATGTGAACGGCGACAGTTCCGGTCACTCCAGTCCCACTGCGGAGGCTCAGCACACCTACATCGTCACCA TCGAGAACGCATGGGACCAAGACTCGCTGCACATCAAGTCTGAGACGCAGAGTGATGAGGAAa GTGAGGGCAGTAACGGCGTCAACTATCATGTGCAATATGTGGAGCCGCAAGAAATATACACTCAGACCGGACATCAGACacatat GGAAACCCTCCGCACGTACCCCGTGTACAACGTGACCAGCGTGGGCGCGGTGGGCGGCGTGGGCGGCGTGGGCGGCGTGGGCGCGGTGGGCGAGGCGGGCGCCGTGACCGCCGTGACGGCCGTGACGGCGCCGCCCGACGAGTGGGGCGCGGAGTTCGCGTTCGCGGCCGAGCAGCCCGCGTCGCCGGCGCCGGGCGCGCGCATGCCGCCCGCCACGGTGCAGTGGCTGCTGGAGCACTACGAGACGGCCGAGGGCGTGTCGCTGCCGCGCTCCACGCTGTACGCGCACTACCTGCGCCACTGCTCCGCGCACCGCCTGGAGCCCGTCAACGCCGCCTCCTTCGGCAAGCTCATCCGCTCCGTGTTCGTGGGCCTGCGCACGCGCCGCCTGGGCACGCGCGGGAACTCCAAGTACCACTACTACGGCATCCGCGCCAAGCCCTCCGCGCAGCGGGACCTGCCCGCCGCGCTGCCCAAGCCCGACCTGGAGGAGGACCAG ACGGAGCCGAGGGAACGTGATATCGAGCAAAATCCAGTAGGTCTGAGTGGGATAGCACATCGCCAGTACCTGGGATCGGTCAGCGCTCCCGAGCCGCCGGAGCTCACCGTCGAGGATCTGCCCGAAGATATCACACAGGAGGCGCTGCAGCAGCTGAGGGAACAACATAG ACAGCACGGCGTGGAGTTCCTGGAGGCGGTGGCGGCGCTGGACACGGGCGCCGTGGAGCGCAGCCGGCGCGCCTTCTGGCGGCGGGCGGGGCGCGCGGGGCTGCGGCTGGCGGCGCGCCGCGACGTGTGCGCCTGGCTGCGCCGCGCAGAGCTGCGCCTGCACCAGCGCGCCGTCGACCTGCTGCTGCCCGACGTGCTGCGGCCCATCCCCTCGCAGCTCACGCAG GCTATCCGCAACTTCGCCAAGAGCCTGGAGAGTGCGCTGGCGGCGGGCTCGAGCGGCGCCCCCGCGCTGGCCGCGCGCGCCCAGAGCTCGGCCGCGGCGGCGCTGGCGGCCGCGCTGCGTCGGTACACGTCGCTCAACCACCTGGCGCAGGCCGCGCGCGCCGTGCTCAACAACCAGCACCAGATACAGCAG atGCTGTCGGATTTGAACCGCGTAGACTTCCGCGTGGTGCGCGAGCAAGCGGCGTGGGCCTGCGCCTGCGGCAGCGCGTCCACGGCGCACCGCCTCGAGGCCGACTTCAAG GCGCGGCTGGGCCGGGGCGCGCCGCTGGAGGCGTGGGCGGCGTGGCTGGACGGCTGCGTGCGCGCCGCGCTGGCGCCGCACGAGCGCCGCGCCGACTACAccccgcgcgcgcgccgcctgcTGCTCGACTGGTCCTTCTACTCCTCGCTGGTCATACGCGAGCTCACGCTCCG GTCGGCGGCGTCGTTCGGTTCGTTCCACCTGATCCGGCTGCTGTACGACGAGTACGTGAGCTTCCTCATCGAGCGGCGCGTGGCCGAGCACCGCCGGGAGCCGCCCATCGCCGTCATGCAGCGCGCCATG GATGATGACGAGGAACTCCCCGAGGAGCCGGAGCACCCCGCGGAGGAGGAGGACGGGGAGCCGGAGTGGGAGTGGGAGGACGAGGACGATGAGCCGCCTGACGCCAAACGACCGAAGATTGATGAGTAG
- the LOC126768637 gene encoding transcription factor RFX3 isoform X1, protein MAARLAAPSQDCVQGAGTGGTSPSDVRELIVIPELPNAIHLQHAIQQVSGSVVDVNGDSSGHSSPTAEAQHTYIVTIENAWDQDSLHIKSETQSDEESEGSNGVNYHVQYVEPQEIYTQTGHQTHMETLRTYPVYNVTSVGAVGGVGGVGGVGAVGEAGAVTAVTAVTAPPDEWGAEFAFAAEQPASPAPGARMPPATVQWLLEHYETAEGVSLPRSTLYAHYLRHCSAHRLEPVNAASFGKLIRSVFVGLRTRRLGTRGNSKYHYYGIRAKPSAQRDLPAALPKPDLEEDQTEPRERDIEQNPVGLSGIAHRQYLGSVSAPEPPELTVEDLPEDITQEALQQLREQHRQHGVEFLEAVAALDTGAVERSRRAFWRRAGRAGLRLAARRDVCAWLRRAELRLHQRAVDLLLPDVLRPIPSQLTQAIRNFAKSLESALAAGSSGAPALAARAQSSAAAALAAALRRYTSLNHLAQAARAVLNNQHQIQQMLSDLNRVDFRVVREQAAWACACGSASTAHRLEADFKARLGRGAPLEAWAAWLDGCVRAALAPHERRADYTPRARRLLLDWSFYSSLVIRELTLRSAASFGSFHLIRLLYDEYVSFLIERRVAEHRREPPIAVMQRAMDDDEELPEEPEHPAEEEDGEPEWEWEDEDDEPPDAKRPKIDE, encoded by the exons ATGGCGGCGAGACTAGCGGCACCCTCACAG GACTGTGTCCAGGGTGCCGGCACAGGCGGCACTTCACCCAGCGACGTGCGTGAGCTCATCGTCATACCGGAACTGCCCAACGCCATACACTTACAGCATGCTATTCAACAG GTATCGGGCTCAGTGGTGGATGTGAACGGCGACAGTTCCGGTCACTCCAGTCCCACTGCGGAGGCTCAGCACACCTACATCGTCACCA TCGAGAACGCATGGGACCAAGACTCGCTGCACATCAAGTCTGAGACGCAGAGTGATGAGGAAa GTGAGGGCAGTAACGGCGTCAACTATCATGTGCAATATGTGGAGCCGCAAGAAATATACACTCAGACCGGACATCAGACacatat GGAAACCCTCCGCACGTACCCCGTGTACAACGTGACCAGCGTGGGCGCGGTGGGCGGCGTGGGCGGCGTGGGCGGCGTGGGCGCGGTGGGCGAGGCGGGCGCCGTGACCGCCGTGACGGCCGTGACGGCGCCGCCCGACGAGTGGGGCGCGGAGTTCGCGTTCGCGGCCGAGCAGCCCGCGTCGCCGGCGCCGGGCGCGCGCATGCCGCCCGCCACGGTGCAGTGGCTGCTGGAGCACTACGAGACGGCCGAGGGCGTGTCGCTGCCGCGCTCCACGCTGTACGCGCACTACCTGCGCCACTGCTCCGCGCACCGCCTGGAGCCCGTCAACGCCGCCTCCTTCGGCAAGCTCATCCGCTCCGTGTTCGTGGGCCTGCGCACGCGCCGCCTGGGCACGCGCGGGAACTCCAAGTACCACTACTACGGCATCCGCGCCAAGCCCTCCGCGCAGCGGGACCTGCCCGCCGCGCTGCCCAAGCCCGACCTGGAGGAGGACCAG ACGGAGCCGAGGGAACGTGATATCGAGCAAAATCCAGTAGGTCTGAGTGGGATAGCACATCGCCAGTACCTGGGATCGGTCAGCGCTCCCGAGCCGCCGGAGCTCACCGTCGAGGATCTGCCCGAAGATATCACACAGGAGGCGCTGCAGCAGCTGAGGGAACAACATAG ACAGCACGGCGTGGAGTTCCTGGAGGCGGTGGCGGCGCTGGACACGGGCGCCGTGGAGCGCAGCCGGCGCGCCTTCTGGCGGCGGGCGGGGCGCGCGGGGCTGCGGCTGGCGGCGCGCCGCGACGTGTGCGCCTGGCTGCGCCGCGCAGAGCTGCGCCTGCACCAGCGCGCCGTCGACCTGCTGCTGCCCGACGTGCTGCGGCCCATCCCCTCGCAGCTCACGCAG GCTATCCGCAACTTCGCCAAGAGCCTGGAGAGTGCGCTGGCGGCGGGCTCGAGCGGCGCCCCCGCGCTGGCCGCGCGCGCCCAGAGCTCGGCCGCGGCGGCGCTGGCGGCCGCGCTGCGTCGGTACACGTCGCTCAACCACCTGGCGCAGGCCGCGCGCGCCGTGCTCAACAACCAGCACCAGATACAGCAG atGCTGTCGGATTTGAACCGCGTAGACTTCCGCGTGGTGCGCGAGCAAGCGGCGTGGGCCTGCGCCTGCGGCAGCGCGTCCACGGCGCACCGCCTCGAGGCCGACTTCAAG GCGCGGCTGGGCCGGGGCGCGCCGCTGGAGGCGTGGGCGGCGTGGCTGGACGGCTGCGTGCGCGCCGCGCTGGCGCCGCACGAGCGCCGCGCCGACTACAccccgcgcgcgcgccgcctgcTGCTCGACTGGTCCTTCTACTCCTCGCTGGTCATACGCGAGCTCACGCTCCG GTCGGCGGCGTCGTTCGGTTCGTTCCACCTGATCCGGCTGCTGTACGACGAGTACGTGAGCTTCCTCATCGAGCGGCGCGTGGCCGAGCACCGCCGGGAGCCGCCCATCGCCGTCATGCAGCGCGCCATG GATGATGACGAGGAACTCCCCGAGGAGCCGGAGCACCCCGCGGAGGAGGAGGACGGGGAGCCGGAGTGGGAGTGGGAGGACGAGGACGATGAGCCGCCTGACGCCAAACGACCGAAGATTGATGAGTAG
- the LOC126768637 gene encoding transcription factor RFX3 isoform X3 yields the protein MAARLAAPSQDCVQGAGTGGTSPSDVRELIVIPELPNAIHLQHAIQQVSGSVVDVNGDSSGHSSPTAEAQHTYIVTSEGSNGVNYHVQYVEPQEIYTQTGHQTHMETLRTYPVYNVTSVGAVGGVGGVGGVGAVGEAGAVTAVTAVTAPPDEWGAEFAFAAEQPASPAPGARMPPATVQWLLEHYETAEGVSLPRSTLYAHYLRHCSAHRLEPVNAASFGKLIRSVFVGLRTRRLGTRGNSKYHYYGIRAKPSAQRDLPAALPKPDLEEDQTEPRERDIEQNPVGLSGIAHRQYLGSVSAPEPPELTVEDLPEDITQEALQQLREQHRQHGVEFLEAVAALDTGAVERSRRAFWRRAGRAGLRLAARRDVCAWLRRAELRLHQRAVDLLLPDVLRPIPSQLTQAIRNFAKSLESALAAGSSGAPALAARAQSSAAAALAAALRRYTSLNHLAQAARAVLNNQHQIQQMLSDLNRVDFRVVREQAAWACACGSASTAHRLEADFKARLGRGAPLEAWAAWLDGCVRAALAPHERRADYTPRARRLLLDWSFYSSLVIRELTLRSAASFGSFHLIRLLYDEYVSFLIERRVAEHRREPPIAVMQRAMDDDEELPEEPEHPAEEEDGEPEWEWEDEDDEPPDAKRPKIDE from the exons ATGGCGGCGAGACTAGCGGCACCCTCACAG GACTGTGTCCAGGGTGCCGGCACAGGCGGCACTTCACCCAGCGACGTGCGTGAGCTCATCGTCATACCGGAACTGCCCAACGCCATACACTTACAGCATGCTATTCAACAG GTATCGGGCTCAGTGGTGGATGTGAACGGCGACAGTTCCGGTCACTCCAGTCCCACTGCGGAGGCTCAGCACACCTACATCGTCACCA GTGAGGGCAGTAACGGCGTCAACTATCATGTGCAATATGTGGAGCCGCAAGAAATATACACTCAGACCGGACATCAGACacatat GGAAACCCTCCGCACGTACCCCGTGTACAACGTGACCAGCGTGGGCGCGGTGGGCGGCGTGGGCGGCGTGGGCGGCGTGGGCGCGGTGGGCGAGGCGGGCGCCGTGACCGCCGTGACGGCCGTGACGGCGCCGCCCGACGAGTGGGGCGCGGAGTTCGCGTTCGCGGCCGAGCAGCCCGCGTCGCCGGCGCCGGGCGCGCGCATGCCGCCCGCCACGGTGCAGTGGCTGCTGGAGCACTACGAGACGGCCGAGGGCGTGTCGCTGCCGCGCTCCACGCTGTACGCGCACTACCTGCGCCACTGCTCCGCGCACCGCCTGGAGCCCGTCAACGCCGCCTCCTTCGGCAAGCTCATCCGCTCCGTGTTCGTGGGCCTGCGCACGCGCCGCCTGGGCACGCGCGGGAACTCCAAGTACCACTACTACGGCATCCGCGCCAAGCCCTCCGCGCAGCGGGACCTGCCCGCCGCGCTGCCCAAGCCCGACCTGGAGGAGGACCAG ACGGAGCCGAGGGAACGTGATATCGAGCAAAATCCAGTAGGTCTGAGTGGGATAGCACATCGCCAGTACCTGGGATCGGTCAGCGCTCCCGAGCCGCCGGAGCTCACCGTCGAGGATCTGCCCGAAGATATCACACAGGAGGCGCTGCAGCAGCTGAGGGAACAACATAG ACAGCACGGCGTGGAGTTCCTGGAGGCGGTGGCGGCGCTGGACACGGGCGCCGTGGAGCGCAGCCGGCGCGCCTTCTGGCGGCGGGCGGGGCGCGCGGGGCTGCGGCTGGCGGCGCGCCGCGACGTGTGCGCCTGGCTGCGCCGCGCAGAGCTGCGCCTGCACCAGCGCGCCGTCGACCTGCTGCTGCCCGACGTGCTGCGGCCCATCCCCTCGCAGCTCACGCAG GCTATCCGCAACTTCGCCAAGAGCCTGGAGAGTGCGCTGGCGGCGGGCTCGAGCGGCGCCCCCGCGCTGGCCGCGCGCGCCCAGAGCTCGGCCGCGGCGGCGCTGGCGGCCGCGCTGCGTCGGTACACGTCGCTCAACCACCTGGCGCAGGCCGCGCGCGCCGTGCTCAACAACCAGCACCAGATACAGCAG atGCTGTCGGATTTGAACCGCGTAGACTTCCGCGTGGTGCGCGAGCAAGCGGCGTGGGCCTGCGCCTGCGGCAGCGCGTCCACGGCGCACCGCCTCGAGGCCGACTTCAAG GCGCGGCTGGGCCGGGGCGCGCCGCTGGAGGCGTGGGCGGCGTGGCTGGACGGCTGCGTGCGCGCCGCGCTGGCGCCGCACGAGCGCCGCGCCGACTACAccccgcgcgcgcgccgcctgcTGCTCGACTGGTCCTTCTACTCCTCGCTGGTCATACGCGAGCTCACGCTCCG GTCGGCGGCGTCGTTCGGTTCGTTCCACCTGATCCGGCTGCTGTACGACGAGTACGTGAGCTTCCTCATCGAGCGGCGCGTGGCCGAGCACCGCCGGGAGCCGCCCATCGCCGTCATGCAGCGCGCCATG GATGATGACGAGGAACTCCCCGAGGAGCCGGAGCACCCCGCGGAGGAGGAGGACGGGGAGCCGGAGTGGGAGTGGGAGGACGAGGACGATGAGCCGCCTGACGCCAAACGACCGAAGATTGATGAGTAG
- the LOC126768744 gene encoding ubiquitin-like protein 4A, which produces MNIIIKQLQGGECNLQVKPTTKILDIKHHIAMKLKIPIAEQKLLLLGRTLADDQIIESYPSIKNGTKLNLIVKKTQGLLEVSTKYFKKHGMTETEARNAANRLLKVVEEKFNKLSWDDIERLCFDCMLEECGHPRPAIEQDQDTECEDAFGL; this is translated from the exons ATGAATATCATTATAAAGCAGTTACAAGGAGGGGAATGTAATTTACAG gtgAAGCCgacaacaaaaatattagacATTAAACATCATATTGCCATGAAGCTAAAAATACCTATAGCGGAACAGAAACTCCTTCTTTTAGGTCGAACTCTTGCAGATGATCAAATCATTGAATCATATCCATCGATCAAAAACGGCACGAAATTAAACCTAATTGTAAAGAAAACTCAAGGACTTCTAGAAGTatccacaaaatattttaaaaaacatggcATGACAGAGACAGAAGCTAGAAATGCGGCAAATCGTTTGTTAAAAGTTGTTGAGGAAAAATTCAACAAATTATCTTGGGATGATATTGAGAGGTTATGTTTTGATTGTATGTTAGAAGAATGTGGACACCCTCGCCCTGCCATTGAACAGGATCAAGATACAGAATGTGAGGATGCATTTGGATTGTGA